A window of the Haloquadratum walsbyi C23 genome harbors these coding sequences:
- a CDS encoding IS4-like element ISHwa9 family transposase gives MSVQFDSANRPSEDVTDASNINSTDLVADELYSLLDEVDSESIADEFKIGLHSDKHDFTNHVKTVVREGLDPSSSLAELEDKTIVDDSLEHMPKSRFSELTNDRDYRAVVRLLFELLHTPQLYHQRGVQRKRLGWMTRGVVAVDATNLELTRSVVVSDEFVGDDEDIYEIDTDGGGVELHCAARVDGKHKHPLGATVTEGDTHESPQFDLLEDDVEVFADLDSVIWTFDRAYTRYLRFCEIKHSDNDFVTLMYSDARFELIETLEEFEVSITPERGAQPRDSADESTRQVRDERIELAETGEEFRRIVLNAPDGEEIEYLTTLASSAYDPIDVISIYTLRTCIEILFRELKQYLNIENFHSKSLNGVLFELFCALIGYVLVEWFRQCHPVKGGMARAIQQVRTFWNKTLDTFG, from the coding sequence ATGTCTGTGCAATTTGATTCAGCAAACAGGCCGTCAGAAGACGTAACGGACGCCTCTAATATCAATTCTACTGATCTCGTCGCTGACGAACTGTACTCGCTGCTCGACGAAGTCGACAGCGAGTCGATTGCCGATGAGTTCAAGATTGGGCTCCATTCCGACAAACATGACTTCACGAACCACGTCAAGACGGTTGTTCGTGAGGGTCTTGACCCCTCCAGCTCACTCGCTGAACTTGAGGATAAAACCATTGTCGACGACTCACTCGAACACATGCCTAAATCACGGTTTTCAGAACTCACGAACGACCGCGACTACCGTGCGGTCGTTCGTCTCCTATTCGAGTTACTGCACACGCCACAGTTGTATCATCAACGTGGAGTTCAACGAAAACGACTGGGGTGGATGACACGAGGTGTTGTCGCTGTTGATGCCACAAACCTCGAACTTACGCGCTCTGTTGTCGTCTCAGACGAGTTCGTCGGAGACGATGAAGACATCTACGAGATAGACACGGATGGCGGAGGAGTTGAGCTTCACTGTGCCGCACGTGTAGACGGCAAACACAAGCATCCGCTTGGTGCAACTGTCACAGAAGGCGATACCCACGAAAGCCCGCAGTTCGATCTCCTTGAAGACGATGTCGAGGTCTTCGCAGACCTCGACTCGGTCATCTGGACGTTTGACCGTGCATACACGCGATATCTACGGTTCTGTGAGATCAAGCACAGTGACAATGATTTTGTCACACTGATGTACTCAGACGCTCGATTTGAACTCATTGAGACACTCGAAGAGTTTGAAGTCAGCATTACTCCCGAGAGAGGCGCTCAGCCAAGGGATTCTGCTGACGAATCGACACGGCAGGTTCGTGATGAGCGAATTGAGTTAGCCGAGACTGGTGAGGAGTTTCGTCGGATTGTTCTGAACGCGCCAGATGGAGAAGAGATCGAGTACCTGACGACGCTGGCGTCGTCAGCGTACGACCCTATCGATGTGATCAGTATCTACACGCTTCGAACTTGCATCGAGATTCTGTTTCGGGAGCTGAAGCAGTATCTCAACATCGAGAACTTTCACTCGAAATCGCTGAACGGCGTCTTGTTCGAGCTGTTCTGTGCGCTGATTGGCTACGTGCTTGTCGAGTGGTTCCGCCAGTGCCACCCAGTCAAGGGTGGCATGGCGCGTGCAATTCAACAAGTCCGGACCTTCTGGAATAAGACGCTGGATACGTTCGGCTGA
- a CDS encoding FAD-binding and (Fe-S)-binding domain-containing protein produces the protein MATNTPSTVDERSLGSESDPAGEGTYDYVSDDIERPGLMEDLDARVDGDVRFDTYSRQLYATDASAYEQTPIGVVMPAHTSDVSAVMDYCATQEIPVLPRGGGTSLAGQTVNEAVVIDLSRYMDDVKTIDSDNETATAQAGVRLGDLNAAAEPYGLKFAPDPAWGDKSVLGGAIGNNSTGAHSLQYGKTDYYLETVEVVLADGTVTTFGEVTMDTLHQRGDPDGDIEAQIYAMVAQILTNHADEIASKYPDLKRNVSGYNLDMLVDELRGERRLPDNSAIDPQSEPGSVNLARLLAGSEGTLATVTQATVSLASIPETKSVALLTYDDVIGAMEDVAPILEHDPAAVEVMDDVLLDLARETAEFEDVVGLLPDGTDAVLLVEFYAETNEHGRQQVADLVADRVSGDETEAEPNPGAASITTTDQTAIQSMEAHDAETREKFWKMRKSGLPILLSRTSDEKHIAYIEDTAIPAENLPAYVSDFQDILDEHDTFASYYAHAGPGVLHIRPLVNTKTAEGVETFESIADAVTDLVVKYGGSISGEHGDGRARTQWNRKLYGDELWDVFRELKSAFDPQWLLNPGNICGEHAPTANLRFDPEYEFDAGFEPTMNWEVENGFEGMAELCHGCGGCRGPQETTGGVMCPTYRAAEEEIQSTRGRANMLRQAMSGSLDENELFEDEFVEEVLDLCIGCKGCAKDCPSGVDMAKMKAEITHEYHQRNGSSFRDKLFANVTTVLKLGSKFAPLSNLAQQVPGSGILQEKLLGIARERTLPPFHRRSFVDWFEQRGGAAIPANEATHRVLLFPDTYTNYNHPEAGQAAVNALESLGVHIQIPDDVTGSGRPPHSKGFLEKARESAQTNINALSPRIADGWDVVVVEPSDAVMFQRDYLDLLSGSDVERVAENTYGVMEYIDTFRLLADAGHTNMVNGTAPSLTYHGHCHQKSTKKDHHTVGVLRRAGYEVDPLDSTCCGMSGSFGYEAEHYSMSQAIGEILFDQIDDSDGDVVIAPGASCRSQIGDRPDGDDPPHPVELLADAVTE, from the coding sequence ATGGCAACAAATACGCCATCCACGGTAGACGAGCGCTCACTAGGTAGCGAGTCTGATCCCGCTGGTGAGGGTACATATGATTACGTCAGTGATGATATTGAACGACCAGGATTGATGGAGGATCTCGACGCTCGCGTTGATGGGGATGTTCGTTTTGATACTTATTCACGCCAGTTATATGCCACTGATGCATCAGCGTATGAACAGACACCGATTGGAGTTGTAATGCCAGCACATACCAGTGATGTTTCTGCGGTGATGGACTACTGTGCAACACAAGAAATCCCTGTTCTCCCCCGTGGTGGTGGCACAAGTCTTGCTGGACAGACAGTAAATGAGGCTGTTGTCATTGACCTCTCACGATATATGGATGATGTCAAGACAATTGATTCAGATAACGAAACAGCAACTGCACAAGCCGGTGTCCGGCTTGGTGATTTGAATGCAGCAGCCGAACCATATGGACTCAAATTTGCACCTGATCCTGCATGGGGAGACAAATCAGTCTTAGGTGGAGCAATCGGGAATAATTCAACCGGCGCACATTCATTACAGTACGGAAAAACCGACTATTATCTTGAGACGGTTGAGGTCGTCCTTGCGGATGGAACTGTCACAACATTTGGTGAGGTCACCATGGACACTCTTCATCAGCGCGGTGATCCTGACGGTGATATTGAAGCACAAATATATGCAATGGTCGCGCAGATCCTGACTAATCACGCTGATGAAATCGCAAGCAAATATCCGGATCTCAAACGAAATGTCTCAGGGTATAATCTTGACATGCTTGTGGATGAACTTCGTGGAGAACGCCGTCTCCCTGATAATTCTGCTATTGATCCCCAGAGTGAGCCTGGTTCGGTCAATCTTGCCCGCCTTCTTGCTGGATCAGAGGGAACACTTGCCACAGTCACACAGGCGACTGTCTCATTAGCCTCCATCCCGGAAACAAAGTCAGTTGCATTACTCACGTACGATGATGTAATAGGTGCAATGGAAGATGTTGCACCAATACTTGAACATGATCCTGCCGCTGTTGAGGTGATGGATGATGTTCTATTAGACCTTGCTCGAGAAACTGCTGAATTCGAGGATGTTGTCGGACTCCTTCCAGACGGAACTGATGCCGTTCTACTCGTTGAGTTTTATGCTGAAACTAATGAACACGGTCGTCAGCAGGTTGCTGATCTTGTTGCTGACCGTGTCTCAGGTGACGAAACGGAGGCTGAGCCAAACCCTGGAGCTGCATCAATCACGACAACAGATCAAACAGCTATTCAATCGATGGAAGCTCACGATGCTGAGACCCGTGAAAAATTCTGGAAGATGCGGAAGTCTGGACTTCCGATACTTCTCTCACGAACCAGTGATGAAAAGCATATTGCGTATATTGAGGATACAGCGATTCCAGCAGAAAACCTCCCAGCGTATGTTTCTGACTTTCAGGATATTCTTGATGAGCATGATACATTTGCGTCCTACTACGCACATGCTGGTCCGGGAGTGCTTCATATTCGACCATTAGTTAATACAAAAACTGCTGAGGGTGTCGAGACATTCGAATCAATCGCTGATGCAGTGACTGATCTTGTGGTGAAATACGGTGGATCTATCTCAGGCGAGCATGGTGATGGTCGTGCACGGACGCAGTGGAATCGAAAACTCTACGGCGATGAACTCTGGGATGTGTTTCGTGAACTGAAGTCTGCATTTGACCCTCAGTGGTTATTGAATCCAGGAAATATTTGTGGTGAACATGCACCGACTGCAAATCTCCGGTTTGACCCTGAATACGAATTTGACGCTGGATTTGAACCGACAATGAACTGGGAGGTCGAAAATGGATTCGAAGGGATGGCTGAACTCTGTCATGGGTGTGGCGGATGTCGTGGTCCACAAGAGACGACAGGTGGTGTAATGTGTCCAACGTATCGGGCAGCCGAGGAGGAGATTCAAAGTACCCGTGGTCGGGCAAACATGCTTCGTCAGGCAATGAGCGGGAGTCTTGATGAAAACGAATTGTTCGAGGATGAATTTGTCGAGGAAGTACTAGATCTTTGTATTGGGTGTAAAGGGTGTGCAAAAGACTGCCCGAGTGGCGTCGATATGGCGAAAATGAAAGCAGAGATTACACACGAATATCACCAGCGAAATGGCTCGAGCTTCCGTGATAAGCTATTCGCGAATGTGACCACAGTACTAAAGCTTGGATCAAAATTCGCTCCACTTTCAAATCTTGCCCAGCAGGTGCCTGGAAGTGGAATTCTTCAAGAAAAACTACTGGGAATCGCGCGTGAGCGGACACTGCCGCCATTCCATCGTCGAAGTTTCGTTGATTGGTTTGAACAACGCGGTGGCGCAGCTATTCCCGCAAATGAAGCAACTCATCGAGTCTTATTATTCCCAGATACATATACAAATTATAATCATCCTGAGGCAGGTCAAGCAGCGGTTAATGCTCTTGAGTCACTCGGAGTTCATATCCAGATTCCGGATGATGTGACTGGATCTGGAAGACCACCACACTCGAAAGGATTTCTTGAAAAAGCAAGAGAAAGCGCACAAACAAATATCAATGCCCTTTCACCACGTATCGCTGATGGATGGGATGTTGTCGTTGTTGAGCCATCTGATGCGGTCATGTTCCAGCGTGACTATCTTGATCTCCTCTCAGGATCAGATGTTGAACGTGTCGCAGAAAACACATATGGGGTGATGGAATATATTGATACATTCCGGTTACTTGCTGATGCAGGGCATACTAACATGGTCAATGGAACAGCACCGTCATTAACATATCACGGGCATTGCCATCAAAAATCAACAAAGAAAGACCACCATACTGTTGGTGTTTTGCGCCGTGCAGGTTATGAGGTAGACCCACTCGACTCAACATGCTGTGGAATGTCAGGGAGTTTCGGGTACGAGGCAGAGCATTACTCAATGTCACAAGCCATTGGAGAGATCCTATTCGATCAGATTGACGATAGTGACGGGGATGTTGTCATCGCGCCCGGGGCATCATGTCGATCACAGATTGGCGATCGACCAGACGGAGATGACCCACCACATCCTGTTGAATTACTTGCAGACGCGGTTACTGAATGA
- a CDS encoding extracellular solute-binding protein → MGDISRTDERATVGTHSRTRRRFLQAAAVAGIGSAAGCGSAGDNETGTTTEAEVSSPMGTSDSEQIGSGRSPFGERDISDGVSMSEMPDLAGELTVYSGRGEALVGELLSFIEDRYPELTIRPLYNSASELVNQIITEGQNSPGDVFYSVNAGSLGALATRERTQSLADETLSLVPEAFQSPDGSWVGTSGRARAIPYNTNILTESSIPTNIMSFPDTTEFDGQLGWAPTYSSFQAFITAMRLLEGESDTRQWLRGMQELNAQSYADEFQIARAVADGEIAVGFTNHYYIQRVLARRTTDAPLRTTFTQNDAGAIFNVAGACMLDTASDTTLSSNFVRHLLSAEAQDYFARKTFEYPLVPEIEPIGRLPSIDSLNPPESINLTELSNLERTITLLRETGVL, encoded by the coding sequence ATGGGAGATATCAGCCGGACCGACGAGCGAGCAACCGTTGGGACACACTCTCGCACACGAAGACGCTTTCTTCAGGCCGCAGCCGTTGCCGGAATTGGGTCTGCTGCCGGTTGTGGTAGTGCCGGCGATAATGAAACAGGAACGACGACAGAAGCTGAGGTATCATCACCTATGGGGACATCAGATAGTGAGCAAATTGGGTCTGGGCGTTCTCCTTTCGGTGAGCGAGATATCTCTGATGGTGTTTCAATGTCGGAGATGCCTGATCTCGCTGGCGAATTGACAGTGTATTCAGGTCGTGGTGAGGCACTTGTCGGGGAACTACTCAGTTTCATTGAAGATCGATATCCTGAATTGACTATTCGCCCACTATATAATTCAGCGAGTGAGCTTGTTAATCAAATTATCACCGAGGGACAAAATAGTCCAGGAGATGTATTCTATTCGGTGAATGCCGGATCACTAGGTGCACTCGCAACCCGTGAGCGGACACAGTCACTTGCAGATGAGACATTATCACTTGTTCCTGAGGCATTTCAGTCACCAGATGGATCATGGGTTGGCACATCTGGGCGTGCGCGGGCTATCCCATACAACACAAACATACTCACTGAATCGTCAATTCCAACGAATATCATGTCATTCCCAGATACAACCGAGTTTGATGGACAACTTGGTTGGGCACCAACATACTCATCATTTCAAGCATTTATTACGGCGATGCGGCTTCTTGAAGGAGAATCTGATACACGACAGTGGCTTCGTGGTATGCAGGAGCTTAACGCTCAATCGTATGCTGATGAATTCCAGATTGCCCGGGCGGTCGCTGACGGTGAAATAGCCGTTGGTTTCACAAATCATTATTATATTCAACGCGTCCTTGCTCGTCGAACGACTGATGCACCGCTTCGAACGACATTTACTCAGAATGATGCTGGTGCAATATTCAATGTCGCTGGTGCTTGTATGCTTGATACCGCAAGTGATACTACTCTGTCATCAAATTTCGTCCGACATCTCCTTTCTGCAGAAGCACAAGATTACTTCGCCCGGAAAACATTTGAGTATCCTCTTGTTCCCGAGATTGAACCGATTGGACGACTCCCGTCAATTGACTCGTTGAATCCACCGGAAAGTATCAATCTAACAGAACTGTCAAATCTTGAGAGAACCATTACGCTGCTTCGAGAAACGGGTGTCCTCTGA
- a CDS encoding IS1595-like element ISHwa30 family transposase (programmed frameshift), which yields MDQESAQVFLPSRERCFERLRLARFGETVTCVHCESDAVVKRGTTGKDAQQYWCKNCETYFNDLTDTIFGQHRFELEELFYMVKEMRSETTAQIARDLDRDYEAVLDFVHEVQETSGNIGEFELSEVCEADEIYVTAGEKGREDEDSSPRERGPKKKGRGDFEGDKPPVLTLVRRSDGRVRFIVCKDLQEADEEIAAYGDGSVILCTDGYSIYEDIEEKEGVDGHLTVTHSDTYVIGDAHTNTCENRHSFLRQWLANFRGVSKHHLQKYLNFLALKLNSPEDWFEKLLCYNVSG from the exons ATGGATCAAGAGTCTGCTCAAGTCTTCCTTCCATCACGAGAACGCTGCTTTGAGCGTCTCCGTCTCGCCCGCTTCGGCGAGACGGTGACGTGTGTCCACTGCGAGAGTGATGCGGTAGTCAAGCGAGGAACCACGGGGAAAGATGCCCAGCAGTACTGGTGTAAAAACTGTGAGACATACTTCAACGACCTCACAGACACGATTTTCGGCCAACATCGCTTTGAGCTTGAGGAGCTGTTCTATATGGTCAAGGAGATGCGATCTGAGACGACTGCTCAGATCGCCCGTGATCTTGACCGTGACTACGAGGCTGTCCTTGATTTCGTTCACGAAGTCCAGGAGACAAGCGGTAACATCGGAGAATTCGAGCTTTCGGAGGTGTGCGAGGCCGATGAGATCTACGTGACTGCCGGTGAGAAAGGACGCGAGGACGAGGATTCGAGTCCGCGCGAGCGCGGAC CTAAAAAAAAGGGACGCGGTGACTTCGAGGGAGACAAACCACCAGTCCTGACACTCGTCCGTCGGTCTGACGGACGAGTTCGATTCATCGTCTGCAAGGATCTACAGGAAGCCGACGAAGAAATCGCAGCCTACGGCGATGGCAGTGTTATTCTCTGTACGGATGGCTACTCGATCTACGAAGATATCGAGGAAAAGGAGGGGGTGGACGGCCATCTGACCGTCACCCACTCCGATACCTACGTCATCGGTGACGCTCACACGAATACTTGTGAGAACCGGCATAGTTTCCTTCGCCAGTGGCTGGCGAACTTCAGAGGCGTCTCGAAGCATCATCTACAGAAATATCTCAACTTCCTTGCACTGAAGCTCAATTCACCCGAAGATTGGTTCGAGAAACTCCTATGTTACAATGTATCGGGATGA
- a CDS encoding IS701-like element ISHwa4 family transposase codes for MLPITDFLSCTDVLDEFDSLSYHQTTHAKTYVTGLAAGRSKTVTGIAREVLPAGSDRALNKFITEYDWDEDQLNHERLEELQKHGETRWSQNGYIVIDDSVIQRTGKSLPGAGEFYDHSEGEPVWGQNLVYAFYTDDKTSYPLAFRQYEKVDDEDEEDEQETKYDLAREIITELEEEVGVPAGTYLFDAWFAHDSGLIEHVESHGKDWIGPLRGNRQVTYANKERRVDALEECIDKEEREVDGETYKIWTKTVPVSKLGEVRLVITEKVTDEDKENPVKYLATSKIDAPSAHIIRSYSYRWRVETFFEDSKEDLGLGDCEVRDSDGASRHWHLQMLAYSLLRLGPESSASERLVSKASSLRSQLEHGLKETIYNMFSWVRDQPDRDLDGLMEDIDHLFLHSEGSL; via the coding sequence ATGCTGCCGATTACGGATTTCCTCTCGTGCACCGACGTGCTGGATGAATTCGACTCGCTATCATATCATCAAACGACTCACGCCAAAACGTACGTGACAGGTCTTGCTGCGGGCCGCAGCAAGACTGTAACCGGAATTGCACGAGAGGTCCTTCCTGCCGGAAGTGACCGAGCACTCAACAAGTTCATCACCGAATACGATTGGGATGAGGATCAGCTCAATCACGAGCGGTTAGAGGAACTGCAAAAACACGGAGAGACACGCTGGTCACAAAACGGCTATATCGTTATTGACGATTCAGTCATCCAGCGAACCGGGAAGTCCCTTCCCGGTGCTGGAGAGTTCTACGATCACTCTGAGGGTGAGCCTGTTTGGGGACAGAACCTCGTCTACGCGTTCTATACCGATGATAAAACGTCCTATCCACTTGCTTTTCGCCAGTACGAGAAGGTCGACGACGAGGACGAGGAAGACGAACAGGAGACAAAATACGACCTCGCACGAGAGATAATCACGGAATTAGAAGAAGAGGTAGGTGTGCCTGCGGGCACCTACCTCTTCGATGCATGGTTTGCTCATGACTCCGGTCTGATCGAACACGTCGAATCACACGGCAAGGACTGGATTGGACCACTACGGGGCAACCGACAGGTGACCTACGCGAACAAAGAGAGACGCGTCGATGCGCTCGAAGAGTGCATCGACAAGGAAGAGCGAGAAGTTGACGGTGAAACGTACAAAATTTGGACTAAGACAGTCCCTGTCTCGAAATTAGGTGAAGTTCGGCTGGTAATCACAGAGAAGGTTACCGATGAGGACAAAGAGAATCCAGTAAAGTATCTTGCGACGAGCAAGATTGACGCGCCTTCGGCACACATTATTCGGAGCTATTCGTACAGATGGCGAGTAGAGACATTCTTCGAGGACTCGAAAGAGGATCTTGGCTTAGGAGACTGCGAGGTTCGTGATTCTGACGGTGCCAGTCGTCACTGGCACCTTCAGATGCTGGCCTACAGCCTTCTTCGGCTTGGTCCGGAATCGAGCGCCTCGGAGCGACTTGTCTCGAAAGCCTCGTCGCTCCGATCACAACTCGAACACGGTCTCAAGGAGACGATCTACAACATGTTTTCCTGGGTGCGCGATCAACCAGACCGCGATCTCGATGGACTGATGGAAGACATTGACCACCTCTTTCTCCATTCTGAGGGTAGTTTATAA
- a CDS encoding metalloprotease family protein, whose product MKNQVDSNENSRTWWQTIARVIVAPIVLPHELAHAAIAVLFGLDPVIRILPQWSGTTIPLGQFNAEIDTSTSTWVIQAVAVAPLVVYLTVASLVGIFISINATIILPVILLLSFSASLSAGDIAIISNPVEARQAGAFVVQGSTWENITIITTPITTGVVAILLI is encoded by the coding sequence ATGAAGAACCAAGTAGATTCAAACGAGAATTCACGTACTTGGTGGCAGACAATTGCTCGGGTCATTGTTGCACCGATTGTGCTTCCGCATGAACTTGCTCATGCGGCTATCGCAGTATTATTTGGACTCGATCCTGTAATCCGCATTCTTCCACAATGGTCAGGGACGACAATCCCACTGGGACAATTTAATGCTGAAATCGACACATCAACATCAACATGGGTAATACAAGCGGTTGCAGTGGCGCCATTAGTAGTGTATCTTACTGTTGCTTCATTGGTCGGGATATTCATCTCGATAAACGCAACAATAATTCTTCCAGTTATTCTACTTTTGAGTTTTTCTGCAAGTTTATCAGCTGGTGATATCGCGATTATCAGCAATCCAGTCGAAGCTCGCCAGGCTGGAGCATTTGTTGTACAGGGTTCGACATGGGAAAACATCACAATTATTACGACCCCAATTACGACTGGAGTGGTGGCGATACTGTTGATATAA
- a CDS encoding DCC1-like thiol-disulfide oxidoreductase family protein, whose amino-acid sequence MPEYDSVLIYDGECPYCSIAARALERLDAVGAISWYDETAQQFLEAQFDETPFAMFFVDNRCDQVYAGRAAAEELAQRASMPDIVSQLVRKNYDQIASLVGTATGRGRDPDDYHEIYPLKKTAASVFSSLAASSTTQASA is encoded by the coding sequence ATGCCTGAATATGACTCGGTATTGATATACGACGGTGAGTGTCCATATTGTTCAATCGCCGCACGAGCACTCGAGCGGCTTGATGCAGTCGGTGCCATTTCATGGTATGATGAAACAGCACAGCAATTTCTCGAAGCACAGTTCGATGAAACACCATTTGCGATGTTTTTTGTTGACAATCGTTGTGATCAAGTGTATGCAGGACGAGCTGCTGCTGAGGAACTAGCTCAACGAGCAAGTATGCCAGACATTGTAAGTCAGTTAGTGCGCAAGAATTATGATCAGATTGCAAGCCTTGTCGGAACTGCAACTGGACGGGGGCGTGATCCTGACGATTATCATGAAATATACCCGCTGAAAAAGACGGCAGCTTCGGTGTTTAGTTCACTTGCTGCGTCCTCAACAACACAGGCATCCGCTTGA
- a CDS encoding IS1595-like element ISHwa6 family transposase — MFPFELLSSEASAANLLEQVRWREGLCCPRCQSESVIKHGSYREYQRYLCKDCDRTFNDKTGTIFAHAKIGLDKLLFAFYSFLRFNTSIRQLDAEIDVSYRSLHRRVEQFARTLDAPTIDLVGPVEIDEFYVSAGKKGRERDRESRSRALSKRGRGTYEGDKPPVFTLVDRGSGQRYVVPAKSADETTVRLLLDNHEKESLSIYTDGFRAYDPLDNDESFHRESVIHGDGEYVDGDAHVNTCESHASLARRWLSPHRGVSKDKLTAYLRPFQLRRRILRKPGQEALKQIIREVL, encoded by the coding sequence ATGTTCCCATTTGAATTGCTGAGCTCAGAGGCGAGCGCCGCGAACCTGCTGGAGCAGGTTCGCTGGCGAGAGGGCCTCTGTTGCCCGCGCTGCCAGTCTGAGTCGGTAATCAAACACGGCAGCTATCGAGAGTATCAACGGTACCTGTGTAAGGATTGCGACCGCACGTTCAACGACAAAACCGGCACGATTTTTGCGCACGCGAAGATCGGCCTCGATAAGCTGTTGTTCGCGTTCTACTCGTTCCTCCGGTTCAACACGAGTATCCGCCAGTTAGACGCTGAAATTGACGTTTCGTATCGCTCGCTTCACCGGCGCGTCGAGCAGTTCGCCAGAACGCTCGACGCGCCAACAATCGATCTCGTTGGACCGGTCGAGATCGACGAGTTCTATGTCTCTGCTGGGAAGAAAGGTCGCGAGCGCGATCGAGAGTCGCGCTCGCGTGCCCTCTCGAAACGCGGACGAGGAACGTATGAGGGTGATAAACCGCCAGTGTTCACGCTCGTTGATCGGGGCAGCGGTCAGCGATACGTCGTCCCAGCGAAATCCGCCGATGAAACGACCGTGCGACTCCTTCTCGACAACCACGAGAAGGAGTCGCTGAGCATCTATACTGACGGATTTCGTGCCTACGATCCACTCGACAATGATGAGAGCTTCCACCGAGAATCAGTAATTCACGGTGACGGCGAGTACGTTGATGGAGACGCACATGTGAACACGTGCGAGAGCCACGCGTCGCTGGCGCGACGGTGGCTCTCGCCGCATCGAGGCGTCTCAAAGGACAAACTGACAGCATATCTCAGGCCGTTCCAACTTCGGCGACGAATCCTCCGCAAACCGGGACAAGAAGCACTGAAACAGATTATCCGAGAAGTTCTCTGA
- a CDS encoding GIY-YIG nuclease family protein produces MNPIVISPAAIAAETDPIGIGAGTAPPGSYVLCVNLDAPTSMTIGAHGTAVFPAGGYAYVGSAFGSNGLGRVDRYRRVAMGIHDVTHWHIDYLISHQNASLTAIVVAPGADIECAIASSLLSRMKEPPLEGFGSSDCTCTTHLFISGSATHICNQCSTVIQELSASSN; encoded by the coding sequence ATGAATCCAATTGTAATCAGTCCAGCAGCCATTGCAGCGGAGACTGACCCAATTGGAATTGGGGCAGGAACTGCTCCGCCAGGAAGTTACGTGCTATGTGTAAATTTGGACGCTCCGACATCAATGACCATTGGCGCTCATGGAACGGCAGTATTCCCTGCGGGTGGGTACGCGTACGTTGGAAGTGCTTTTGGATCAAATGGACTCGGGCGTGTTGACCGATATCGGCGTGTGGCTATGGGGATACATGATGTTACACACTGGCATATTGATTATCTCATCAGTCATCAGAATGCATCACTTACAGCCATTGTCGTCGCCCCAGGGGCTGACATTGAATGTGCGATTGCCTCATCATTACTCAGTCGAATGAAGGAGCCGCCACTCGAAGGATTTGGCTCATCTGATTGTACCTGTACAACACATCTCTTTATTTCAGGCTCTGCCACGCACATATGCAATCAGTGCAGTACTGTCATTCAGGAGCTGAGCGCCTCCAGCAACTAA